Below is a genomic region from Magnetococcales bacterium.
CAAACGGCTTGAATCCTGGGTGAGCGAGACGGAATTGCTGCCTGTGGTCGAAGCGGTGTTGCGGCTGCATCACCGTCATTCGGATCGGGAAAAGAAATCGCGGGCGCGTCTCAAGTTTCTTTGGGAACGGTTTACCGGGGAGCAACTGCGTCGTTTCTACCAGGAAGAGCGGGAGCAGACCCGACAGACCATGACGATCCCGGAAACCATTCCGGGGAACTGGGGTGAGCCGGTTGACAGGCCGGACTTTCCGCAGCGGGTGACCCGTGCGGTGGTGCCGCAGAAGCAGCCCGGATTGTTCAGCGTGCCGGTTCGGGTGCCCCTGGGGGATTTGACTTTGGATCAGTTGCGGGGATTGACCGCGCTGGCCCAACGGTTGGCCATACCGGAGATCCGCATCACCACCGAGATGAATCTGTTGCTGCTGCATGTCACCGCCCACGCCTTGCGGGAGTTGCCGGATGCGTTGCGGACATTGGATTTGCGTCTGCCGCGGGCAGGGGATGATGTGTCGGCGTGTGTGGGTTCTGCGGTGTGCAATCTGGGTCTGACCGCGGCGCCGCTTTTGGCGCGGCAACTGGCGGGCGGACCGTTTGATCTGAAGGTGCGGGTTTCCGGCTGTCAGAATGGCTGTGTCCAGTCGGATCTGTGCGACATTGGCCTGACGGGTGAAATTCGGCGTCCGCACGGGATTGCCATGCCGTTTTATCGGTTGCTGACCGGTGGCCGGGGCATCGGGGATGGGGTGTTGGGACGGTGTATCGGATCCTTTCCCGCGGCGCGTGCGCCACGGGCTGTGGAGATCATCCAGGAGGCCTTTGCCCGCAGCGGTCAGAGTGAACAGGGGTTTTCCGCCTGGGTGGCGCGTCAATCGGATCAGGAGTTGTCGCTGCTTGTGAAGGATCTGGATCTGGTCACTCCGGAAGAGGCGGTCACGTTGCTCCGAAACGAGCAGGATCAGGCCGGTTTTGCCACCCAGACCGGGCTTAACGAATGTGTCGGCAGTCGCAAGCTCAATATCGAAGCCGCTTTTGCCCGTGCCGCCCATGAGCGGAGCTGCTGTCAGGATCTGTGGAATCTGGGTCAGGTGGTGGCGAGTCTGTTCCGTACCAGAGAGATCCTGCACGGGCTGGGCGCGACTTTGCTGGCGGGCAGCAAGCTGCCGATTGCCCTGTCCGAACTGGATCTGGAACAGGTCGCCTTTCAGGCCTGTCGGCGTCCTTTCCGGGGGAGTCCTCTGGGTCAGAGGCTGTTTGAATTGAGTGAACAGCAGCGTTTCCTGGAGTGCAACCCCGATGCGCACAGTCGTTTCGAGGATTTTCTGGGTGATCTGGATCGTTGGGTCCGGGAGTTGGCCCGGTTGTGGTCCGGTGAGGATATCACCTTGTTTCTGAATCCCTATCTTCCCCCTGATGTGGCGGAGGGTGAGGGGGATGACCAGGTTGTGGGGATTGCTTTTTCCAGTCGGGAAGTGGCTTGAGAAGTGTCGTGACGTTACATGTTCAATGAACTGCCAATCGTGAT
It encodes:
- a CDS encoding nitrite/sulfite reductase, with translation MNDHAGIAIGEELDRFEEALALFNQGRLDEDRFLALRMSLGVYTQRQKGEYMVRLKLPGGGVSTVQLAALVRILDAVPNAGSIHLTTRQDIQLKSIPGSAVVDLLRRIHQAGLITREAGGPTVRNIVACPLAGVCPREQRDVLPVVQRVMTRYLGNPLTRFLPRKFKIAISGCGAECAQDPFNDLGITAERDSQGRCGYRVSMGGGLGHKPRKGKRLESWVSETELLPVVEAVLRLHHRHSDREKKSRARLKFLWERFTGEQLRRFYQEEREQTRQTMTIPETIPGNWGEPVDRPDFPQRVTRAVVPQKQPGLFSVPVRVPLGDLTLDQLRGLTALAQRLAIPEIRITTEMNLLLLHVTAHALRELPDALRTLDLRLPRAGDDVSACVGSAVCNLGLTAAPLLARQLAGGPFDLKVRVSGCQNGCVQSDLCDIGLTGEIRRPHGIAMPFYRLLTGGRGIGDGVLGRCIGSFPAARAPRAVEIIQEAFARSGQSEQGFSAWVARQSDQELSLLVKDLDLVTPEEAVTLLRNEQDQAGFATQTGLNECVGSRKLNIEAAFARAAHERSCCQDLWNLGQVVASLFRTREILHGLGATLLAGSKLPIALSELDLEQVAFQACRRPFRGSPLGQRLFELSEQQRFLECNPDAHSRFEDFLGDLDRWVRELARLWSGEDITLFLNPYLPPDVAEGEGDDQVVGIAFSSREVA